A genomic stretch from Roseofilum casamattae BLCC-M143 includes:
- a CDS encoding MBL fold metallo-hydrolase, whose protein sequence is MTNNPSSFFEVQFWGVRGSIPSPGPETVRYGGNTSCLEMRIADRHLIFDGGTGLRALGDYLCEQQAADMNLFFTHYHWDHIQGVPFFRPLFDRDRNIHIWGDVPASSDSLKEHFYDSILHVNSPVPSATPKANLKFSRLLPGQTMSLGEIEIETGHLNHPNGAMGYRISCGGQTAVYCTDTEHYSDRLDEDVLTLARDADLLIYDAMYTDDEYHNPKASKVGWGHSTWQEGVKVAEQAGVKKLVIFHHEPNHNDDTLDQIQVEVQKVFPNSILAREGMVLKLGE, encoded by the coding sequence ATGACTAATAACCCTTCTTCTTTCTTTGAGGTTCAATTTTGGGGCGTTCGCGGTAGTATTCCCTCTCCCGGACCGGAAACGGTTCGCTATGGCGGAAATACATCCTGTTTGGAAATGCGTATCGCCGACCGACATCTGATTTTTGATGGTGGAACGGGGTTGCGCGCTCTGGGAGACTATCTGTGCGAACAACAAGCTGCGGATATGAATTTGTTTTTTACCCATTATCACTGGGATCATATCCAAGGCGTTCCATTTTTCCGTCCGCTGTTCGATCGCGATCGTAATATCCATATTTGGGGAGATGTTCCGGCATCGAGCGACTCTCTCAAAGAGCATTTCTATGATTCAATCTTGCATGTCAACTCTCCAGTTCCTTCTGCAACTCCGAAAGCGAACTTAAAGTTTTCGCGGTTGCTTCCCGGCCAAACAATGTCTCTGGGCGAGATTGAGATTGAAACAGGGCATTTAAATCATCCCAATGGCGCTATGGGATATCGGATTAGTTGCGGCGGTCAAACTGCAGTTTATTGTACGGATACGGAGCATTATAGCGATCGCCTGGATGAAGATGTGTTGACTTTAGCGCGGGATGCCGACCTGTTGATTTACGATGCCATGTATACCGATGACGAATACCATAACCCGAAGGCATCTAAGGTGGGTTGGGGTCATTCTACGTGGCAAGAGGGAGTGAAAGTGGCAGAACAGGCAGGCGTGAAAAAGCTAGTCATTTTCCATCACGAACCCAATCATAATGACGATACCCTGGACCAAATTCAAGTTGAGGTACAAAAGGTGTTTCCGAATTCTATTCTGGCTCGCGAGGGAATGGTACTGAAATTAGGGGAATAG
- the aroC gene encoding chorismate synthase, with translation MGNTFGHLFRITTFGESHGGGVGVIVDGCPPRVPISAEEIQVELDRRRPGQSKITTPRKETDTCEIISGVFEGKTLGTPITILVRNKDTRPQDYDEMAQKYRPSHADATYDAKYGIRNWQGGGRSSARETIGRVAAGAIAKKILKLAAGVDIVGYVKRIKTLEAIIDPETVTLEQVESNIVRCPDLDACEKMIELIEDIKRQGDSIGGVVECVARNVPKGLGMPVFDKLEADLAKGVMSLPASKGFEIGSGFAGTTLTGSEHNDEFAIAEDGEVRTLTNRSGGIQGGIANGEAIVLRVAFKPTATIRKEQRTVTRDGEETVLAAKGRHDPCVLPRAVPMVEAMVALVLCDHLLRHQGQCRTLNL, from the coding sequence ATGGGCAATACCTTTGGGCATTTATTTCGGATTACGACATTTGGAGAATCTCATGGCGGTGGAGTCGGAGTAATTGTTGATGGATGTCCGCCTCGCGTCCCTATTTCCGCTGAAGAAATTCAGGTGGAACTCGATCGCCGACGGCCGGGACAGAGTAAAATTACGACACCTCGCAAAGAAACCGATACCTGCGAAATTATCTCGGGAGTCTTTGAAGGCAAAACTTTGGGAACTCCCATTACTATCCTGGTGCGCAATAAGGATACCCGGCCGCAAGATTATGACGAAATGGCGCAGAAATATCGCCCGTCTCATGCTGACGCGACTTACGACGCTAAATATGGAATTCGCAATTGGCAAGGGGGAGGACGCTCCTCGGCGCGGGAAACCATCGGACGGGTAGCGGCGGGGGCGATCGCGAAAAAAATCCTGAAACTCGCTGCTGGCGTCGATATTGTCGGTTACGTCAAGCGAATTAAAACCCTAGAAGCAATTATCGATCCGGAAACAGTAACATTAGAACAAGTCGAAAGCAATATTGTTCGCTGTCCCGATCTCGATGCGTGCGAGAAGATGATCGAGTTAATTGAAGACATCAAGCGCCAGGGAGACTCTATTGGTGGCGTGGTGGAATGCGTAGCGCGGAATGTCCCGAAAGGGTTGGGAATGCCTGTATTTGATAAGCTAGAAGCAGATCTGGCTAAAGGGGTGATGTCTTTGCCGGCAAGTAAAGGTTTTGAAATTGGTTCCGGGTTTGCTGGAACAACGCTGACGGGAAGCGAACACAATGACGAATTCGCGATCGCCGAGGATGGGGAAGTTCGCACCCTAACCAACCGTTCGGGGGGCATTCAAGGGGGCATTGCCAATGGCGAGGCGATCGTGCTGCGAGTTGCGTTTAAACCCACTGCCACCATTCGGAAAGAACAGCGTACCGTCACTCGCGATGGGGAAGAAACTGTTCTCGCCGCTAAAGGCCGTCACGATCCTTGCGTTTTACCCAGAGCCGTGCCTATGGTAGAAGCAATGGTGGCCCTCGTCCTATGCGACCACCTCCTCCGTCACCAAGGTCAATGCAGAACACTCAATCTCTAA
- the galT gene encoding galactose-1-phosphate uridylyltransferase, with the protein MQHLEGSHIRLNKVTREWVIYAPNRKRRPQDTHRSSPPKLDRSQCPFCPGGTHEDEKIILELPRANGCGWQTRVIANRYPALSPMENTARSSHGIYLTMPGYGRHEVIIESPDHDKDIPTMERSEVELIVETYHHRYIDLMQQHESMMAIIFRNHGQRAGASQPHPHSQIIVTSIVPQQRRWKEEEAQRYYDDWGRCLYCDVLEFEMKEQTRVIAENDTFLAFVPFAAKVPFEINIAPKHHEADFGSITDREKVDFAAMLHEILTRLADKLNDPDYNYTINTAARYKAEEPQVHWYCQIRPRLTTPAGFEIASSVNINPSLPEWDAQFLRE; encoded by the coding sequence GTGCAACATCTCGAAGGCAGCCATATTCGACTGAATAAAGTAACCAGGGAATGGGTTATCTATGCTCCCAACCGCAAACGTCGTCCTCAAGATACCCATCGCTCCTCTCCACCGAAATTAGATCGATCGCAATGTCCGTTCTGTCCTGGGGGGACTCACGAGGATGAGAAGATTATTCTCGAATTGCCCAGAGCCAATGGCTGTGGGTGGCAAACTCGGGTGATAGCCAACCGCTATCCCGCTCTTTCTCCCATGGAAAATACCGCTCGCTCCAGCCACGGTATTTATCTCACTATGCCCGGATACGGCCGCCACGAAGTGATTATTGAAAGTCCCGATCACGATAAAGATATCCCCACCATGGAGCGATCGGAAGTGGAACTGATCGTAGAAACTTACCATCACCGCTACATCGATCTGATGCAACAACATGAGAGCATGATGGCGATTATCTTTCGCAACCACGGCCAGCGCGCTGGAGCATCTCAACCCCATCCCCATTCGCAAATTATTGTCACCAGCATTGTGCCGCAACAACGACGCTGGAAAGAAGAAGAAGCGCAACGATACTACGATGATTGGGGACGCTGTTTGTACTGCGACGTACTGGAGTTTGAAATGAAAGAACAAACTCGAGTTATTGCCGAAAACGACACCTTTCTGGCCTTTGTCCCTTTTGCAGCCAAAGTCCCCTTTGAGATTAATATTGCTCCCAAACACCACGAGGCAGATTTTGGTAGTATTACCGATCGCGAGAAAGTGGATTTTGCCGCCATGCTACACGAGATCCTAACGCGATTGGCCGATAAACTGAACGACCCGGACTACAATTACACCATCAATACCGCCGCTCGTTACAAGGCAGAAGAACCTCAGGTACACTGGTACTGCCAAATTCGGCCGCGCCTGACCACTCCCGCTGGGTTTGAAATTGCCTCGAGCGTGAATATTAATCCCTCCCTTCCCGAATGGGACGCTCAGTTTTTACGGGAATAA